The Daucus carota subsp. sativus chromosome 2, DH1 v3.0, whole genome shotgun sequence genome includes a window with the following:
- the LOC108208881 gene encoding delta(8)-fatty-acid desaturase, whose amino-acid sequence MLSSSSLSCFIINRYIHTHHLSALHTYIYMCKIFLERVKTIFKQTRELAILPLIYIYTYIIIHYIYQPSPSYIRNQTVDCVCYVLQPSDLRYFVRIHVNALKNFDFFMTISTTLPLTGALVGSMVSAKKYITSEELGKHNKRGDLWISIQGKVYNVTEWAKEHPGGDIPLLNMAGQDVTDAFIAFHPGSAWQHLDKFFTGYHLIDYKVSDVSKDYRKLAAEFAKAGMFEKKGHIVIYSICFVALLLSSCIYGVLSSDSFSVHMFSGVLLGFTWIQVAYMGHDAGHYQAMSSCGWNKVAGILIGNCITGISIAWWKWTHNAHHIACNSLDYDPDLQHLPMLAVSDSFFQSLTSKFYNRKLTFDPVAKFFVSYQHLSYYPVMCVARVNLYLQTLLLLCSKRKIPDRAFNILGTIIFWTWFPLLVSCLPNWTERVLFVLISFCVCAIQHVQFTLNHFAADVYVGPPTGNNWFEKQSGGTIDISCYPWMDWFYGGLQFQLEHHLFPRLPRTHLRSISPIVQDLCKKHNLTYRSLSFYEANVATLKTLRTAAYQARGLLWEAVNTHG is encoded by the exons ATTTAAACAAACTAGAGAGCTGGCAATTCTCCCACTcatttacatatatacatacattatCATCCATTATATATACCAACCGTCTCCTTCCTATATACGAAACCAAActgttgattgtgtttgttaCGTTCTTCAACCCTCAGATCTGCGGTATTTTGTTAGAATTCATGTAAATGCGCTCAAGAATTTTGATTTCTTCATGACGATTTCGACTACTCTGCCGCTCACCGGAG CTTTGGTGGGCTCAATGGTTTCTGCTAAGAAGTATATCACCAGCGAAGAGCTTGGGAAACATAACAAGAGGGGAGATCTTTGGATTTCTATCCAGGGGAAGGTTTACAATGTCACTGAATGGGCTAAAGAACACCCAGGCGGGGACATCCCACTCTTAAATATGGCTGGCCAGGACGTCACAGATGCATTCATTGCTTTCCATCCTGGTTCTGCTTGGCAACATCTCGACAAATTCTTTACCGGGTATCATCTCATAGATTACAAAGTTTCAGATGTGTCAAAGGATTATAGAAAACTTGCTGCTGAGTTTGCGAAAGCTGGCATGTTTGAAAAGAAAGGGCATATTGTAATCTACTCGATTTGTTTTGTTGCTCTGTTGCTTTCATCATGTATATATGGTGTACTGAGTTCCGACAGTTTTTCCGTTCATATGTTTTCTGGTGTATTGTTGGGATTTACATGGATTCAAGTGGCGTATATGGGTCATGATGCTGGACATTATCAAGCAATGTCAAGTTGTGGATGGAATAAAGTTGCTGGGATTCTTATCGGCAATTGTATTACTGGAATCAGCATTGCTTGGTGGAAATGGACTCATAATGCTCATCACATCGCTTGCAATAGCCTCGACTATGATCCCGACCTACAACACTTGCCCATGCTCGCGGTGTCAGACAGTTTCTTTCAGTCGCTGACATCCAAATTTTACAACAGGAAATTGACATTTGATCCAGTGGCTAAGTTCTTTGTGAGCTACCAACACTTGTCGTACTACCCGGTCATGTGTGTTGCAAGAGTCAACCTTTATTTGCAGACGTTGTTACTATTGTGCTCCAAGAGAAAGATACCAGACAGAGCTTTCAACATACTCGGGACCATTATTTTCTGGACATGGTTTCCTCTGCTTGTTTCTTGCTTACCCAATTGGACTGAGAGGGTGCTGTTTGTGTTAATAAGCTTCTGTGTCTGCGCTATTCAACACGTTCAATTTACCTTAAACCATTTCGCAGCAGATGTATACGTGGGACCTCCTACAGGGAATAACTGGTTTGAGAAACAATCCGGAGGAACAATTGACATTTCATGCTATCCATGGATGGATTGGTTCTATGGTGGCCTACAGTTTCAGCTGGAACACCATTTGTTCCCCAGGTTGCCTCGAACTCATTTGAGGAGCATTTCTCCTATCGTGCAAGACCTTTGCAAGAAACACAATCTGACTTACAGGAGCTTATCCTTCTACGAGGCCAATGTAGCCACACTCAAGACTCTTCGGACTGCAGCCTACCAGGCCCGGGGTCTGCTCTGGGAAGCAGTCAACACTCATGGCTGA
- the LOC108210271 gene encoding uncharacterized protein LOC108210271, producing the protein MASIIQSPTISPVDRRRESPSNSAIIREAGTWKTRRAKSLICSKLKDVEAITVSELGDNLRLYGQFSSLVKETSEEEKEKQKYYVNMGDAIRTLREEFPHLFYRDLTYQIYRDDIVFKDPLNTFIGIDNYKSIFWALRFHGKVFFKALWVDIVSVWQPVESTIMIRWTVHGIPRVPWDSRGRFDGTSEYKLDKDGKIYEHRVHNIALNAPPRFRVFDVNDLLQSIGCPSTPKPTYYEIASLSSIKNIKLFEKESGSQHYLSSIFKDSGKAEAGISQSS; encoded by the exons ATGGCGTCGATTATTCAATCGCCGACAATTTCCCCAGTTGATCGCCGGCGTGAAAGTCCGTCCAATTCGGCGATCATTCGAGAAGCCGGTACTTGGAAGACGAGGAGAGCGAAAAGTTTGATTTGTTCGAAGCTCAAGGATGTGGAGGCGATTACGGTTTCGGAATTGGGAGATAATTTGAGATTGTACGGACAGTTTTCGAGCTTAGTGAAAGAGACtagtgaagaagaaaaagagaagcagaaatattatgtgaatatggGCGATGCTATTCGGACTTTGAGGGAAGAGTTTCCTCACCTCTTTTACAGGGACCTCACTTATCAAATTTACAG GGATGATATTGTCTTCAAGGACCCGCTAAACACCTTCATCGGCATCGATAATTATAAATCCATTTTTTGGGCATTACGTTTTCATGGGAAGGTATTTTTCAAGGCATTGTGGGTTGACATCGTAAGTGTGTGGCAACCTGTGGAGAGCACAATAATGATTCGTTGGACTGTACATGGTATCCCACGAGTTCCATGGGATAGCCGTGGTCGATTTGATGGCACTTCTGAGTACAAGCTTGACAAGGATGGAAAGATTTATGAGCACCGAGTTCATAATATTGCTTTGAATGCACCCCCAAGATTCCGTGTTTTTGATGTGAATGACTTGTTACAATCCATTGGTTGCCCATCCACTCCAAAACCAACTTATTATGAGATTGCATCATTGTCATCAATCAAAAACATCAAGCTATTTGAAAAAGAGTCAGGGAGCCAACATTATCTATCTTCCATATTTAAAGATTCAGGTAAAGCTGAGGCAGGAATTTCACAGAGTAGTTAA